The following is a genomic window from Opitutus sp. GAS368.
AGGTTCACGAACTTGTCGCCCGGAAAGAGGGGAACCCTGGTCATCACCCGGTAGGCGCTGACGAACGCGCCCTGGATGACAAGCCCGGCGGCCGGCTGGTGCCGGGCCAGTTCGATCCCCGGACCGGACCCAAGTGAGTAGCCGAAAATGATGATCCGATCGGCCGGCACGCCCAGGTTCGTGCGCAGATAATCGTAGGCCAGCCGGGCATCGGCATAGAGGTTGGCTTCCGTCGGTGTCCCCTCGCTGCGGCCGTAACCGTGGTAGTCTATGGCGAAGACCGCGTAGCCCGCCACCACAAACTGCGGCAGGTATTCGCCGATGCTGCCCAGTTCCTCGTAGTTGCCGTGCAGGTAGAGCAGCGTGTATTTCGCCTTCGGGTTCGGCCAGTGCCGCGCGGCGATCTTCACGCCGTCCGGCGCCGTCAGCTGGAGGTAGTCCGGCCCCAGTTCGTATTTCACCGGGGGTCGCGGGAAGATCATCGACTGCGCCAGGAAATGCGCCCCGACCGCCAGCAGCCCATAGACCGCCAACAGCAGAAGCCCGATCCGACCCGCAATAGCGATCATCTCCGGCATGGTGGACTGGTCTGGATTCCGCCCGGAATAGTGGGCCATGGTCTCAGTGCCCCGTGAGCAGCTCGCGCACCAGCGCCACCACCCGGCCGCGCGGGATCTCGCGCTCGGCCCGGTCGGCCAGGTCGCGCAGTTTCACGACGCCCTTGGCCAACTCGTCGCCGCCGTAGATGAGCGCGATCTTCGCCCCGGACTCGGAGGCCGCCTTGAACTGCTTCCCGAACGCCAGGTCCTTGAAGGGATACTCGACCCTGAAGCCGGCCGCGCGCAGCGCCTGGATGTCGGCAAAGGCCGCCTTCCGCTCCGCCTCGCCGCCCATGACGACGTAGACTTGGGGCGCAGTCCCGTGGGCCGGGGCCAGCCCGCGCTGCTCGATCAGCAGGCTGGTGGTCACATCGCCGATGGCGAAACCCACCGCCGGCAGATCGGCATAGCCGAGTTTCTTGATGAGATCGTTGTAGCGGCCACCACCGGCCAGCGCGCGCAGGTCGCCCTTCCGGTCAAAAGCTTCGAAGACGAAACCCGTGTAGTAGGCCAGCCCACGAACCACACTGAGATCGACTTGAACAAAATCCTTTAGCCCCATGGCCTCAAGCCTAGCCAGCACCTTCTTCCAATCGAGTAAGCGCATGGCAAGAGGAAGTGCTTTAGCTGTGACGTCCGCCACCTGCGCAGAAAAATCACCAGCCTTGAGTGATTCCTTTACGGTTTCACCGGGTATTGTCTGCGTTATCGTTCGTTCAAGTGCATCAACTGACTTCACCTGAAGAAAAGCTAGTATCTTTTCCTTTTTGTCGGCGGACATAGCACCGTGCGCCTCGGTGTAGACCTTAAAGGCGTCGTCACCAGCCTTCTCGTAGCGGTCGATGGCCGTCAGGACGCTGCGCGCCTGGGCATCGGTGAAGCCCAGCGCCTCCAAATAGAAAAACCACAAGTCGCGATCGCTCAGTCGGACGTAGAAGTCGTCCTTGGTCAGGCCGAAGCCGGCGAGGCACTGGATGAGCAGGGCGATGAGCTCGATCTCGGCCTCCGGGCCGGCTTCGCCAAAGATGTCGGCGTTGAACTGGTGGAAGGCGCGCAACCGGCCCTTCTGGGCACGCTCATAGCGGTAAAACTCGGCGATGCTGAACCATTTGATCGGCCGCTTCAGGGCGCCGGCCTTCTCGCCGACCATCCGGCAGACCGTGGGGGTCATCTCGGGCCGCAAGGATACCTCGCGGTCACCTTTGTCCTTGAAGCTGAACAGCTGTGCCTCGATCTCGTCGCCCGACTTGGTCTTGTAGAGTTCCAGCGGCTCGAGGACCGGGGCGTCGTATTCCTGAAAGCCAAAACTGACCGCCGCCTGCCGCCAGGTGCGGAAGATGTGCTGACGGCGGGAAAAATCCTCCGGATAGAAATCCCGGAAGCCCGGAAGCGACTGGAAGCCGGCCATGCCTCGCTGCGACTAAGCGCGCGCTCAGGCCGAGGCCGGGGGCGGCGGGTTGCTGCGCAGTTTCTCGAGGCTGAGCTGCTTGATCTTCTGCTTGAGAATCTTGCCCGAC
Proteins encoded in this region:
- a CDS encoding alpha/beta hydrolase, whose translation is MAHYSGRNPDQSTMPEMIAIAGRIGLLLLAVYGLLAVGAHFLAQSMIFPRPPVKYELGPDYLQLTAPDGVKIAARHWPNPKAKYTLLYLHGNYEELGSIGEYLPQFVVAGYAVFAIDYHGYGRSEGTPTEANLYADARLAYDYLRTNLGVPADRIIIFGYSLGSGPGIELARHQPAAGLVIQGAFVSAYRVMTRVPLFPGDKFVNLAKVPELKLPVFVIHGTADNTVPFWQGEKLYETITARKQKLFVEGGPHAGLGDFTGPRYWEEFRKFTDSL
- the hisS gene encoding histidine--tRNA ligase; amino-acid sequence: MAGFQSLPGFRDFYPEDFSRRQHIFRTWRQAAVSFGFQEYDAPVLEPLELYKTKSGDEIEAQLFSFKDKGDREVSLRPEMTPTVCRMVGEKAGALKRPIKWFSIAEFYRYERAQKGRLRAFHQFNADIFGEAGPEAEIELIALLIQCLAGFGLTKDDFYVRLSDRDLWFFYLEALGFTDAQARSVLTAIDRYEKAGDDAFKVYTEAHGAMSADKKEKILAFLQVKSVDALERTITQTIPGETVKESLKAGDFSAQVADVTAKALPLAMRLLDWKKVLARLEAMGLKDFVQVDLSVVRGLAYYTGFVFEAFDRKGDLRALAGGGRYNDLIKKLGYADLPAVGFAIGDVTTSLLIEQRGLAPAHGTAPQVYVVMGGEAERKAAFADIQALRAAGFRVEYPFKDLAFGKQFKAASESGAKIALIYGGDELAKGVVKLRDLADRAEREIPRGRVVALVRELLTGH